One Thermus sp. CCB_US3_UF1 DNA window includes the following coding sequences:
- a CDS encoding IS4 family transposase — MEQLTPLINALKRYWKADLRRLTFLAALVMALVTARTTSGPRLALSLGSIASPDPRSAYRRFQRFLAWPGLDGEGYARFIFALLRPQGLLLVMDRTEWELGKSKVNLLMLAFLYQGLAVPLFWSFLPHDGNSSTPERIALMERALAFLRAHFPHLRVEGFLADREFIGEAWFRYLEEKGIPRCIRIKANTRMWRLGSGPRAWELFASLKVGESRVPRRRYWVYGRRMWVVGLRLGVREWLIVATDLDPHRVLEVYGLRWGIERLFGALKGRGFDLEATHVTRGERLSRLLVPLSLAFVWAFRTGLVLHRVRPVRPKKHGRLGQSLFRAGLDLLTLWALALWGAGGGRRGSPLGLCPMEVLTCT, encoded by the coding sequence ATGGAACAGCTTACCCCACTCATCAACGCCTTGAAGCGATACTGGAAGGCCGACCTCAGGCGCCTCACCTTCCTGGCCGCCCTGGTGATGGCTCTGGTCACCGCCCGCACCACAAGCGGCCCCAGACTCGCTCTTTCCCTCGGCTCCATAGCCAGCCCTGACCCCCGCTCCGCCTACCGAAGGTTCCAGCGGTTCTTGGCCTGGCCGGGGCTGGACGGGGAGGGCTATGCCCGCTTCATCTTCGCCCTCCTCCGACCCCAAGGGCTCCTCCTGGTCATGGACCGGACCGAGTGGGAGCTGGGGAAGAGCAAGGTCAACCTCCTGATGCTGGCCTTCCTGTACCAAGGCCTGGCCGTCCCCCTGTTCTGGAGCTTCCTTCCCCACGACGGCAACTCCTCCACCCCCGAACGCATCGCCCTGATGGAGAGGGCCTTGGCTTTCCTGAGGGCCCACTTCCCCCACCTCCGGGTGGAGGGGTTCCTGGCGGATCGGGAGTTCATAGGGGAGGCGTGGTTCCGGTACCTGGAGGAGAAGGGCATCCCCCGGTGCATCCGAATCAAGGCCAACACCCGGATGTGGCGGTTGGGCTCGGGCCCTCGGGCCTGGGAGCTCTTTGCCTCCCTGAAGGTGGGAGAGAGCCGGGTGCCCAGGCGGCGGTACTGGGTCTACGGGCGGCGCATGTGGGTGGTGGGGTTGCGCCTTGGGGTCCGGGAGTGGCTGATTGTGGCTACGGACCTGGACCCTCACCGGGTGCTGGAGGTGTACGGGCTCAGGTGGGGGATAGAGCGGCTCTTTGGGGCCCTGAAGGGGCGGGGATTTGACCTGGAGGCCACGCACGTGACGCGGGGGGAGAGGCTTTCGCGGCTTTTGGTCCCCTTGAGCCTGGCCTTCGTGTGGGCGTTTCGGACGGGGCTTGTGCTGCACCGGGTGCGTCCGGTGAGGCCCAAGAAGCACGGGAGGCTGGGACAGAGCCTCTTCCGGGCGGGGCTGGACCTGCTCACCCTTTGGGCGCTTGCCCTCTGGGGTGCAGGGGGAGGAAGGCGCGGAAGTCCCTTGGGGTTATGCCCTATGGAGGTTTTGACGTGTACATAG
- a CDS encoding Mrp/NBP35 family ATP-binding protein, with product MALSEERVLEALRTVMDPELGKDLVSLGMVGEIRLEGGRVDLLIQLTTPACPLKGQIEAEIRRALAPLGLEEVRVRFGGGVRPPEQYPLPGVKHVVAVASGKGGVGKSTVAANLALALAREGAAVGLLDADLYGPSQAKMFGLEGERLKVDPQRRILPLEAYGLKVLSIANIVPPGQAMIWRGPILHGTLKQFLEEVNWGELDYLVVDLPPGTGDVQLSLTQLTRVSGGVIVTTPQEVALIDAERAADMFKKVQVPILGVVENMSHFLCPHCGQPTPIFGQGGGRRLAERLKTRFLGEIPLTLAVRESGDQGRPILVAAPESPEAEAFQKAARELAGALSVQSFIALPMA from the coding sequence ATGGCGCTATCGGAAGAGCGGGTCCTCGAGGCCCTGCGCACGGTGATGGACCCCGAGCTGGGCAAGGATCTGGTCTCCCTGGGCATGGTGGGGGAGATCCGGCTGGAGGGGGGCAGGGTGGACCTCCTCATCCAGCTCACCACCCCCGCCTGCCCCCTCAAGGGCCAGATTGAGGCGGAGATCCGGCGGGCCTTGGCCCCTTTGGGCCTCGAGGAGGTCCGGGTGCGCTTCGGCGGCGGGGTGCGCCCCCCCGAGCAGTATCCCCTCCCCGGGGTAAAGCACGTGGTGGCGGTGGCCTCGGGCAAGGGGGGGGTGGGGAAGAGCACCGTGGCCGCCAACCTGGCCCTGGCCCTGGCCCGGGAGGGGGCGGCGGTGGGCCTTCTGGACGCCGACCTCTACGGCCCGAGCCAGGCCAAGATGTTCGGCCTGGAGGGGGAGCGGCTCAAGGTGGACCCCCAGCGCCGCATCCTGCCCCTGGAGGCCTATGGCCTCAAGGTCCTCTCCATCGCCAACATCGTGCCCCCCGGCCAGGCCATGATCTGGCGGGGGCCCATCCTCCACGGCACCCTCAAGCAGTTCCTGGAGGAGGTGAACTGGGGGGAGCTGGACTACCTGGTGGTGGACCTCCCCCCGGGCACGGGGGACGTGCAGCTTTCCCTCACCCAGCTCACCCGGGTTTCCGGGGGGGTGATCGTCACCACGCCCCAGGAGGTGGCCCTGATCGACGCGGAAAGGGCCGCGGACATGTTCAAGAAGGTGCAGGTGCCCATCCTGGGGGTGGTGGAGAACATGAGCCACTTCCTCTGCCCCCATTGCGGGCAGCCCACCCCCATCTTCGGCCAAGGGGGGGGACGCCGGTTGGCGGAAAGACTTAAGACCCGCTTCCTGGGGGAGATCCCCCTTACCCTTGCCGTGCGGGAAAGCGGGGACCAGGGGCGGCCCATCCTGGTGGCGGCCCCGGAAAGCCCCGAGGCCGAGGCCTTCCAGAAGGCGGCCCGGGAGCTGGCCGGCGCCCTGAGCGTGCAGAGCTTCATCGCCCTGCCCATGGCCTGA
- a CDS encoding metalloregulator ArsR/SmtB family transcription factor: MALLLEGTKERVLDLLRLRPRTAKEVAEALGVSRAAAQRHLQDLEARGLVRSEVRRCPGRGRPHRVYRAQDQGAPYAALCGDVLKGLERALGREAVVALLLERNRALFAPLRLEALPLKERLLRLALFLKEQGYEAEVVEEGGRLYLCQRRCPKLALSREHAALCESELLAYQELLGLPLVREERLAEGGSCCRYRIE, from the coding sequence ATGGCGCTTCTCCTGGAGGGCACCAAAGAGCGGGTTCTGGACCTCCTAAGGCTCCGCCCCCGCACGGCCAAGGAGGTGGCCGAGGCCCTTGGGGTGAGCCGGGCCGCGGCCCAGCGGCACCTTCAGGACCTCGAGGCCCGGGGCCTGGTGCGCTCCGAGGTGCGGCGGTGCCCGGGCCGGGGGCGGCCCCACCGGGTCTACCGGGCCCAGGACCAGGGGGCCCCCTACGCTGCCCTGTGCGGGGATGTCCTGAAGGGCTTGGAGCGGGCCCTGGGGCGGGAGGCGGTGGTGGCCTTGCTCCTGGAGCGGAACCGGGCCCTCTTCGCCCCCCTTCGCCTGGAGGCCCTGCCCCTTAAGGAAAGGCTCCTTCGCCTGGCCCTCTTCCTCAAGGAGCAGGGCTACGAGGCGGAGGTGGTGGAGGAGGGGGGGCGCCTTTACCTCTGCCAGCGGCGCTGCCCCAAGCTGGCCCTCTCCCGGGAGCACGCCGCCCTTTGCGAAAGCGAACTCCTGGCCTACCAGGAGCTTTTGGGCCTCCCTTTGGTGCGGGAGGAGCGCCTGGCCGAGGGGGGGAGCTGTTGCCGCTACCGGATAGAATGA
- a CDS encoding 50S ribosomal protein L11 methyltransferase, protein MWVYRLKGTPADWEPWIPELFQRGARGLWEREGEVLAYFPAPLDLPFGGAWEEVPDEDWLEAWRRDLKPALAPPFVVLAPWHAWEGPEIPLVIEPGMAFGTGHHETTRLALRALARHLRPGERVLDLGTGSGILAIAAAKLGAEALGVDIDEAVLPLAEANARGNGVAVGFQKGSLEEALPQGPFGLVVANLFAELHQAFAPLYPQALAPGGRLLLTGILREKLPLVREALAGRGLSLLEEEAEGEWALLAYRR, encoded by the coding sequence GTGTGGGTTTACCGTCTGAAGGGCACCCCAGCCGACTGGGAACCCTGGATCCCCGAGCTCTTCCAGCGGGGGGCCCGGGGGCTTTGGGAGCGGGAGGGGGAGGTCCTGGCCTACTTCCCTGCCCCCTTGGACCTTCCCTTTGGTGGGGCGTGGGAGGAGGTTCCCGACGAGGATTGGCTCGAGGCCTGGCGGCGGGACCTCAAGCCCGCCCTGGCCCCGCCCTTCGTGGTCCTGGCCCCGTGGCACGCCTGGGAGGGGCCGGAGATCCCCCTGGTCATTGAGCCGGGGATGGCCTTCGGCACCGGCCACCACGAGACCACCCGTCTGGCCCTTAGGGCCCTGGCCCGGCACTTGCGCCCCGGGGAGCGGGTTTTGGACCTGGGCACGGGCTCGGGCATCCTGGCCATCGCCGCCGCCAAGCTGGGGGCCGAGGCCTTAGGCGTGGACATCGACGAGGCCGTCCTTCCCCTGGCTGAGGCCAACGCCCGGGGGAACGGGGTGGCCGTGGGCTTCCAGAAGGGGAGCCTGGAGGAGGCCTTGCCCCAGGGGCCTTTCGGCCTGGTGGTGGCCAACCTCTTCGCCGAACTCCACCAGGCCTTCGCCCCCCTTTACCCCCAGGCCCTGGCCCCGGGGGGGCGGCTCCTGCTCACGGGCATCCTACGGGAAAAGCTTCCCTTGGTGCGGGAGGCCTTGGCGGGCAGGGGACTCAGCCTTCTGGAAGAGGAGGCGGAAGGGGAGTGGGCCCTTCTGGCCTACCGGAGGTGA
- a CDS encoding 16S rRNA (uracil(1498)-N(3))-methyltransferase — MRPHRAYSPGLTGVLSLRESRHLLEVLRAQVGDRFTVFDAEREALAEVVDLGPPVRYRLLEERRPEREVGVEVVLYMALLKGDKLAEVVRGATELGVTRVQPLITRHTVPKEMGEGKLRRLEAIAVEAAKQSGRLRVPEVLPPIPLRAVPPVAHGLLAHVGAGRRVGEVLDPGKPLALAVGPEGGFAEDEVEFLQERGFVPVTLGRRILRAETAALALLALCTAGEGR; from the coding sequence ATGCGCCCCCACCGCGCCTACAGCCCCGGGCTTACCGGGGTCCTCTCCTTGCGGGAAAGCCGCCACCTCTTGGAGGTCCTGCGGGCCCAGGTGGGGGACCGGTTCACGGTGTTCGACGCCGAGCGGGAGGCCTTGGCCGAGGTGGTGGACCTGGGCCCCCCTGTGCGCTACCGCCTCCTGGAGGAGCGCCGCCCCGAGCGGGAGGTGGGGGTGGAGGTGGTCCTCTACATGGCCCTCCTCAAGGGAGACAAGCTGGCGGAGGTGGTGCGGGGGGCCACCGAACTCGGGGTGACCCGGGTGCAGCCCCTCATCACCCGCCACACCGTGCCCAAGGAGATGGGGGAGGGGAAGCTGAGGCGGCTTGAGGCCATCGCCGTGGAGGCGGCCAAGCAGTCGGGGCGGCTTAGGGTCCCTGAGGTCCTTCCCCCCATCCCCTTAAGGGCCGTGCCCCCCGTGGCCCATGGCCTCCTAGCCCACGTGGGGGCAGGCCGCCGGGTGGGGGAGGTCCTGGATCCTGGGAAGCCCCTGGCCCTGGCCGTGGGCCCGGAGGGGGGGTTTGCCGAGGATGAAGTGGAGTTTCTCCAGGAAAGAGGCTTCGTCCCCGTGACCCTGGGCCGGAGGATCCTGCGGGCAGAAACCGCCGCCCTGGCCCTTCTGGCCCTCTGCACCGCGGGGGAGGGGCGATGA
- a CDS encoding AEC family transporter, whose amino-acid sequence MPHMQALLNTVVPVALVVLAGYLLGRRVPMDLTTLSRLTLYLLVPALIFDAMYRAEYSREGLLGLALGFSLTYALLFLAIWGGGRLLRLSPEATKGLLVCSLFPNSGNMGLSLTFFALGEEGLRRAVVYFILSSVVMFGLGPAFIRGGGLQEGLRFTLRLPLFYALFLGLLLKALGITLPFRLDEGIRLMGQAAIPVLLLTLGMQMGQTRFQVGAFEGVASGLRLLLAPLLAYGVGFLLDLPRLEHQVLVLQSATPVAVNAFLMTKEFGGDALRVARSVVVSTFLAFLTIPLFLLLIGVR is encoded by the coding sequence ATGCCCCACATGCAGGCCCTCCTCAACACCGTGGTCCCCGTGGCCCTGGTGGTCCTGGCCGGCTACCTTCTGGGAAGGCGCGTGCCCATGGACCTCACCACCCTGAGCCGCCTCACCCTCTACCTCCTGGTGCCCGCCCTCATCTTTGACGCCATGTACCGGGCGGAGTACTCGCGGGAAGGGCTTTTGGGCCTGGCCCTGGGCTTCTCCCTCACCTACGCCCTCCTCTTCCTGGCCATCTGGGGAGGGGGGAGGCTTTTGCGCCTCTCCCCTGAGGCCACCAAGGGGCTTTTGGTCTGCAGCCTCTTCCCCAACTCCGGCAACATGGGCCTCTCCCTCACCTTCTTCGCCCTGGGGGAGGAGGGGCTGAGGCGGGCCGTGGTCTACTTCATCCTCTCCAGCGTGGTCATGTTCGGCCTGGGCCCGGCCTTCATCCGGGGCGGCGGGCTTCAGGAGGGCCTCCGCTTCACCCTGCGCCTCCCCCTTTTCTATGCCCTCTTCCTGGGCCTCCTCCTCAAGGCCTTGGGGATAACCCTTCCCTTCCGGCTGGACGAAGGGATACGCCTCATGGGCCAGGCGGCCATCCCCGTCCTCCTCCTCACCCTGGGGATGCAGATGGGCCAGACCCGCTTCCAGGTGGGGGCCTTTGAAGGGGTGGCGAGCGGCCTCAGGCTCCTCCTGGCCCCCCTTCTGGCCTATGGGGTGGGGTTCCTCCTGGACCTGCCCCGGCTGGAGCACCAGGTCCTGGTCCTCCAGTCCGCCACCCCGGTGGCGGTGAACGCCTTCCTCATGACCAAGGAGTTCGGTGGGGATGCCCTAAGGGTAGCCCGGAGCGTGGTGGTCTCCACCTTCTTGGCCTTCCTAACGATTCCCCTCTTTCTCCTCCTCATCGGGGTCCGGTAG
- a CDS encoding ornithine cyclodeaminase gives MGEYLALAEAIRGVLLRGAEAPPRQVLPIPGGQFLVMPAADAEVALCKLVTVEVGKSPSVRAEVWVRRLGSEEVLHLPGEELTQKRTAALSLLAARLLAPRRTGALLVVGPGAQGVAHLEAFAEGFPLTRVLVRGRGRERVLAFLQRAQELGLAAEEWTGEEVPEDVAFVVTATPSPTPVLPERVPEGAFIAAVGSYRPGMREVPAPLVARAALYADTEAALREAGELVGLGKPVVTLKEALLGQRAEGEPVLFKSVGHALFDLAAVRHLLGLD, from the coding sequence ATGGGGGAATACCTGGCCCTGGCCGAGGCCATCCGGGGGGTGCTCCTGAGGGGGGCCGAGGCCCCGCCCAGGCAGGTCCTACCCATCCCTGGGGGGCAGTTTCTGGTGATGCCCGCCGCCGATGCCGAGGTGGCCCTGTGCAAGCTGGTGACCGTGGAGGTGGGGAAAAGCCCCAGCGTGCGGGCCGAGGTCTGGGTGAGGCGGCTTGGAAGCGAGGAGGTGCTCCACCTGCCGGGGGAGGAGCTCACCCAGAAGCGCACCGCGGCCCTCTCCCTCCTGGCGGCCCGGCTTCTTGCCCCCAGGCGGACGGGGGCCTTGCTGGTGGTGGGGCCGGGGGCCCAGGGGGTGGCCCACCTCGAGGCCTTCGCCGAAGGCTTCCCCCTCACCCGGGTCCTGGTGCGGGGGAGGGGGCGGGAGAGGGTCCTGGCCTTTCTGCAAAGGGCCCAGGAGCTTGGGCTTGCGGCGGAGGAGTGGACGGGGGAGGAGGTCCCGGAGGACGTGGCCTTCGTGGTCACCGCCACCCCAAGCCCCACCCCCGTCCTGCCCGAGCGGGTGCCGGAAGGGGCCTTCATCGCCGCGGTGGGAAGCTACCGCCCGGGGATGCGGGAGGTGCCCGCGCCCCTGGTGGCCCGGGCCGCCCTTTACGCCGACACTGAGGCGGCCCTTAGGGAAGCAGGAGAACTGGTGGGCCTAGGGAAACCGGTGGTGACCCTTAAGGAAGCCCTTTTGGGCCAGAGGGCCGAAGGGG